In Streptomyces dangxiongensis, one DNA window encodes the following:
- the treS gene encoding maltose alpha-D-glucosyltransferase: MTVNDPVPDTFEDTPAKDRDPEWFKRAVFYEVLVRSFHDSNGDGVGDLKGLTAKLDYLQWLGVDCLWLPPFFKSPLKDGGYDVSDYTSVLPEFGDLADFVEFVDAAHQRGMRVIIDFVMNHTSDEHPWFQESRRNPDGPYGDYYMWADDDKQYQDARIIFVDTEASNWTFDPVRGQYYFHRFFSHQPDLNYENPAVQEEILAALRFWLDLGIDGFRLDAVPYLYAEEGTNCENLPATHAFLRRVRRDIDAMYPDTVLLAEANQWPEDVVDYFGDYRAGGDECHMAFHFPVMPRIFMAVRRESRYPVSEILAKTPAIPSGCQWGIFLRNHDELTLEMVTDEERDYMWAEYAKDPRMRANIGIRRRLAPLLDNDRNQIELFTALLLSLPGSPILYYGDEIGMGDNIWLGDRDAVRTPMQWTPDRNAGFSSCDPGRLYLPTIMDPVHGYQVTNVEASMSSPSSLLHWTRRMIEIRKQNPAFGLGSFTELPSSNPAVLAFLREHGDDLVLCVNNFSRFAQPTELDLRAYDGRHPVELIGGVRFPAIGELPYLLTLQGHGFYWFRLTRVASRIGRRR, encoded by the coding sequence ATGACCGTCAACGATCCCGTACCGGACACCTTCGAGGACACGCCCGCCAAGGACCGGGATCCGGAGTGGTTCAAACGCGCCGTCTTCTACGAGGTGCTGGTCCGCTCCTTCCACGACAGCAACGGCGACGGCGTCGGCGACCTGAAGGGGCTGACCGCCAAGCTCGACTACCTCCAGTGGCTCGGCGTGGACTGCCTGTGGCTGCCGCCGTTCTTCAAGTCCCCCCTGAAGGACGGCGGCTACGACGTGTCGGACTACACGTCCGTGCTGCCGGAGTTCGGTGACCTCGCCGACTTCGTGGAGTTCGTGGACGCCGCCCACCAGCGCGGCATGCGCGTGATCATCGACTTCGTCATGAACCACACCAGCGACGAGCACCCGTGGTTCCAGGAGTCCCGCAGGAACCCCGACGGCCCCTACGGCGACTACTACATGTGGGCCGACGACGACAAGCAGTACCAGGACGCCCGCATCATCTTCGTCGACACCGAGGCCTCCAACTGGACCTTCGACCCGGTGCGCGGCCAGTACTACTTCCACCGCTTCTTCTCCCACCAGCCGGACCTCAACTACGAGAACCCGGCCGTGCAGGAGGAGATCCTGGCCGCCCTGCGCTTCTGGCTGGACCTGGGCATCGACGGTTTCCGCCTGGACGCGGTCCCCTACCTCTACGCCGAGGAGGGCACCAACTGCGAGAACCTGCCCGCCACGCACGCCTTCCTCAGACGGGTCCGCCGCGACATCGACGCCATGTACCCGGACACCGTGCTGCTGGCGGAGGCGAACCAGTGGCCCGAGGACGTCGTCGACTACTTCGGCGACTACCGGGCCGGCGGCGACGAGTGCCACATGGCGTTCCACTTCCCGGTCATGCCGCGCATCTTCATGGCCGTGCGCCGTGAGTCGCGCTACCCGGTCTCCGAGATCCTCGCCAAGACGCCCGCGATCCCCTCCGGCTGCCAGTGGGGCATCTTCCTGCGCAACCACGACGAGCTGACCCTGGAGATGGTCACCGACGAGGAACGCGACTACATGTGGGCCGAGTACGCCAAGGATCCGCGGATGCGCGCCAACATCGGCATCCGCCGGCGCCTCGCGCCCCTGCTCGACAACGACCGCAACCAGATCGAGCTGTTCACCGCCCTGCTGCTGTCCCTGCCCGGCTCGCCGATCCTCTACTACGGCGACGAGATCGGCATGGGCGACAACATCTGGCTCGGTGACCGCGACGCGGTCCGCACCCCCATGCAGTGGACCCCGGACCGCAACGCCGGCTTCTCCTCCTGCGACCCCGGCCGGCTCTACCTCCCCACGATCATGGACCCGGTCCACGGCTACCAGGTCACCAACGTCGAGGCCTCCATGTCGTCCCCGTCCAGCCTGCTGCACTGGACCCGCCGCATGATCGAGATCCGCAAGCAGAACCCCGCCTTCGGACTCGGTTCGTTCACGGAACTGCCGTCCTCCAACCCGGCGGTGCTGGCGTTCCTGCGGGAGCACGGCGACGACCTCGTGCTGTGCGTGAACAACTTCTCCCGCTTCGCCCAGCCCACCGAACTCGACCTGCGGGCCTACGACGGCCGGCACCCGGTCGAGCTGATCGGCGGGGTGCGTTTCCCCGCCATCGGCGAACTGCCGTACCTGCTCACCCTCCAGGGCCACGGCTTCTACTGGTTCCGGCTCACCCGAGTCGCATCCCGCATCGGCCGCCGCCGCTGA